In a single window of the Tellurirhabdus bombi genome:
- a CDS encoding LVIVD repeat-containing protein produces the protein MKKYLAYLIGSALLSSCSADFSSKDSVSPGTGTGGSMARFTVAGNTLYTVGHSSLQAYDISQTSNPKAGSKISLGFGVETIFPYQQNLFIGTQTGMYIFDITQPQSPQQLSFYDHFQSCDPVVAQGKYAYITLRSGTTCRNNNLNTLDVVDISNLTKPKLVKSYPMKNPHGLGIDGNLLFVCEGDHGLRILDVTDPTAIQEVQFITDIQTYDVIPSSKVLIVTGKSGIFQYSYANPLKLELLSSMPIVQ, from the coding sequence ATGAAAAAATACCTAGCCTACCTGATTGGGAGTGCGTTGCTGAGCAGTTGCTCGGCGGATTTCAGCAGCAAAGACTCCGTGTCGCCGGGCACCGGAACGGGCGGTTCAATGGCGCGCTTCACCGTGGCGGGCAATACGCTGTATACGGTGGGACACAGTAGCTTACAGGCGTACGATATTTCCCAAACCAGCAATCCGAAAGCGGGTTCAAAAATTTCGCTGGGCTTTGGGGTAGAAACCATTTTCCCATATCAGCAAAACCTGTTTATCGGCACCCAGACCGGGATGTATATTTTCGACATTACCCAACCTCAATCCCCGCAACAGCTGTCCTTCTACGACCATTTTCAGAGCTGTGATCCGGTAGTGGCCCAGGGAAAATATGCCTATATAACGCTCCGCAGCGGAACAACCTGCCGCAACAACAACCTGAATACGCTCGACGTTGTGGACATCAGCAACCTCACCAAGCCCAAGCTGGTGAAAAGCTATCCGATGAAAAACCCCCACGGACTAGGCATCGACGGCAATTTGCTGTTTGTCTGCGAAGGCGATCATGGGCTGCGGATACTCGATGTTACTGATCCGACCGCCATTCAGGAAGTTCAGTTTATTACGGATATTCAAACGTATGACGTTATTCCCAGCAGTAAAGTCCTGATTGTGACGGGTAAAAGCGGCATTTTTCAATATAGCTACGCCAATCCGCTGAAGCTGGAATTGCTGAGTTCCATGCCCATTGTTCAGTAA